GCAAAAAAGCATTTATGTTTACCACACCTGAAAACAGAAGTGCTCTTGAAGTGTAATTTACGCACCCGTATAATAAACCATATTTCAAACGATTTGTATCAAAAAGATTTTGGACTTCAAAAAGTCGTTCTGTCATATTTGAAAGTATCTTGCCATTTACATTATTAAGTTTTACATTAGAATATTTACTCCAATAACGAAGTGAATTTTGACCTTCAACTGAGTGCCCTTGTAATGTTCTTTTTACATATTCCATCTCCCATTTTAAGCCACCCTTGGCAGTACTCCCTATTGTACGGTCTTCAGGACCTACAGAAATTAAAATTTTCTTATAAACGGGATTATCTAAATCATCATATTCGTAAAGATATTTACCCTCAACTTCGCTATGTCCTGCAATCTTCCATTTAGCCTTAACATCTACTGTTGTGCCATTAAAACCAGCAAAGATATCTTGCACATTAGCTGATGCACCAACCACATACCCAGCATTTTCCATAAATGTATTATCTTTATATGCCCATATTCCGCTCCATTCATTCTGTGTTATATTATAAGAACCGGCACCAAACCCTACATTTACATCTGTCATACCGCTACTCAAGACTGCCATGCCGGTTGAATTCATATATGATCCTGCTACAATACTTGCAGTATTTGCCATAAAGCCACCAGCTGCTGCAAATTCAGCTGCAATACCGCCTGATACAGCACCTATCACTGCTCCTCCGGCTATATATCCTGCCATACCCAAACCTGTAGCACCCATAGCTTTACCTATTTGATATCCTGAATATCCTCCGGCAACAGCACCAATAATAACCGGCATCCAAATAATTTCCCCATCCGGATCAACATACTTCAACGGATTATTCAAAACATACGAATACCGATTAAAGTTTTGGGTAAAATCGGGCATTTGTATATAGTTGTCGGGGGAGAGCATGCGGCCGAGTATTGGGTCGTATAATCTTCCGTTCATGTTTATTAGGGCGAATTGGGGGAGCATTTCGTGGCCGGTATAGCCTCTGTCGTTAATAATCCCCCCAACCCCCTTTGAAAAGGGGGAGTTTAGCAGCTCCCATGTTTCGGGGTTGCGTATTCTGCCCCATGCATCGAAGCTTTGTTCATGTTCATCAAAAAAGTTACCTTGGTCATCTGTTATGTGTGTTATTGAGCCGAGGTGGTCGGTGTAGGTGAAGAGCATTTCACCTACGCCGTCAACCTTTTTAAAAATCGCACCACCGGGTAAATAATTATATTCTGTTATTTCACCTGTTAAATTGTTTATTGTTTTTTCGTACGAACCGAAAAAGTATTTTGTTTGTGTAATATGTCCGTTTTCTTCTAATACGGTTTTCTTTCTTTGATTGTTTAAGCCGTAGGTAAAGTATAATTTAATTCCGGGTATTGCTTTTATATCATTATTTTCGCTTATTTGTTTAACTTTGTTAAATGCTGTGTATGTAATACCTTGGTTATTTGAAGGTAAATATAGGTCTCCTTCAACTTGTGTTACTGCATGTATTTTATTTGCATCGTAGTTGTATGTTCCGGCATCAGTCTTACTGCTTATATTACCTGTCGTATCATAATTTATTGTGTTTACAAGTGCAGGTGTATAGCCTTGCCATATTTTATGCAAGCGATTATCATCGTATTCAAAACTTTCTTTATTGCTGTGTATTACATCTTCTCTGCTTAATAAATTTCCGGTTTCTTTTTCAAAATAATATTCAAAATGTTGAAAATCGCCTGTTACAACAGCTTCAGGGCGATGATAGTCATCATAAGTTTTGTATGTTGTTATTTCGTTTACTCCTTTACAATATTGTGTAAGTTGTCCGAGAGCATTCATATCTTCTGCTTTCCAAATTAAATCTCCGTTATCTGCTCTGTTAATTTGTTCTAAATATCCGTTATCTGCCTTATAATGTTTTGTATAAGCAAAACCGGAAGGATATGTCATTCGGTTTATACGACTGAGATTATCGTAATTGTAGGAATATGTATAATCTTCGTTTTCAAATGTTTCTGTTACTGATGAGAGGCGGCTTAAGTTGTCGTATGTATAGACCTGCCTGTTGCCAACAGGCGTTACTTGTTCACTTGCAAGCATTCCCAAACCATTCAGAGCAACATCATAAACATAAGTTGTTACTCCTTCGGGTCCTGATTTTTCTGTTAATCTGCCTGCTATGTCATATTCCATTTCATGCATATTTTGGTTTGCATCGGTTTGTTTTGTTATATTTGAAAACGCATCATATTCATAATTTATTATACCGGCATCAGGGTCGGTGAGGCTTGTTTTATTACCGTAGTTATCATAAGCAATACTGACAACTGCACCTCCCGGAGCTGTTATTGTCAAAGGTAAACCTGCAGAGTTGTAATCGTAGTTTATTTCGCCTCCGTTATCTTTGGCAATAACAACTTGTCCAAGGGAGTTTATTGTTTTTGAAGTTTGTTCTCCGTCGAATCCGGTTACTGTTGTTGTTTTACCTGTAAAATCGTATGATGTTGTACCTATTGGTGAAATTATGCTTGATTGTCTGCCGTAATTATCATAATAAAACCATGTATAATTTCCGTCTTCACCTTCAAAATGAGGTTCATAAGTTTTATAAACATGTCCTTTGTTGCTGTATCTAATAATTGATATTGTTTTTTCATTATTAAAACCGCTTGTTTCTGTTCTTATTTTTCTTCCGAGTTTATCGTAATATGTTGTTACCGGAGACACACCGTCAGCACTTACTGTTGAATATGTATGTGCATAAGTAATAATACCGCCCGGATACCAATTTATTGTTTGATATGCTTTTGTGCCGTCGGGCAGTTCGGTTTCAATAAGACTTCCGAATGCATTATATTTAAATTTTGTTATATGTCCGTTAATATCTGTTTCTGTTAAGATATTTCCGGTTTCTTCATCGTAGGTCTGTTCGCTTGTAAAACCGAGAGGGTCAGTTTGGTTAATTACAAAACGATTTTTGCTGTCGTATTCAAAATATGAGTCTTTATCTTCTTCATCCGGAGCAGAAACTTTTGTATGAGTTGTATTTCCGAAATTATTATACCAATATTCGCCGGTAATTGATTTATCATCGTTGGGGTCTTCTATGCTTTTTTTCAGAAATCCGTTGCTGTAATATTCAAATTCTGATGTTCTTGTATAAAGAGGTTTTCCTGTTGCTGTTTTTTTAATAATTGTTTTTTCCGGTTTTGTGGGCAACCAAGCACCTGCTGTTATATAATCTTGGTATAATGCTTCTGTATTGCCTTCATCGTCATAATTAATATAAGAACGTGTTAGATTTCCGTTGCTGTCATAATTAAAACTTGAATTTATTGTTGTATTTGTTAAATGGTCTGTGCTTTCTGTTTCTTTGGGATATGTATAAATTCTTTTATCTCCCAAATGTTGGATATATTGATTTGTAACAGCACTTGATGAAATTAATGAATCTGTATTATAATAATATGTTCTTGTTGAAACAGGATATGTATTATAATAAGTAGTATTATAAATAAACTCTGTTTCGGAAAATATTTTATTTCTTGTATTTTCAGATGTAACTTTCATAAATCCGAGAAAACCTTTTCCTTGCCTGTGTATTTTCGCACTTTCGTATTTATAGTTTTGAGAAAGGAAACCTCCTACTCCGTCATTTGTATAAAGATTTTTCGTTACAAATAAAGCTCCTTGAAAATCTATTACAGGAAAATTTGCTCCACTGCCTTTTGTATAAACATCACTGCTTGTAATAGGTTTATATTCAAATTGAATTATATTATTGTAACCGTTAGTTATTGATTTTACAAGATTTTTTTGTTCGTGGGGGTGAAAGTAAATTACTTTCCTGTAATTAGTATAATGCCCTGTATTTAACAAACAGTCTTGTTTTCCGTCACCGTTAAAATCAGCATTAACTCTGAATTCTTGAATATACGGATAAATATCTTCAATGTTATTTGCTTCTTTAATAAAAGAATTTCCTTGACTGTAAAAAATGTTAAATCTTGATTGATTTCCGCTTATATCATATTGTTCTAATACATCAGCTTTTCCGTCACCATTATAATCTGCAACAATATAATTATCATCATTATAAAATTGTTCCGGATCATTATTGTGATCAAAATTTATTTCCGGATTACCGGACCAAGCATAGGCATTGCCTTTTGAAAGATGTATTTCCCATGAAGCAGATTCACACCAAGTCAGAAGGTCAGATTTACCGTCACCATTAAAATCTCCAGTGAATATACTATGCGCTTTAGTTGGGTATCCTCCGATGTAAAGTTCGTTTTCATGATAGCTTCCATCCTCAAGTTTTTCAATCTCTTTTATTCTACATGCATATCCATCCCATCTGTTATAAATAAACATTACATCTGATTTACCGTTTCCGTTAAAATCATTAACAACTACTTTTTTTATTATGTTTCCTTCCGACGTAGAAGCAACTAATAAAGGATATGTGACATATTGCCAGTTCCAAGTTAAAATTTCATAATTACTTTTGTTACTTTTTTCTGTAACTATAAGTATATCAGATTTACCGTCACCATTAAAATCAGCTATTTTAATTTCTCTTTTTTCGTAAGGGTTGTGGTCTTCAATATGAGCAAATAAATATTGAAAACTTTCACCTCTTGATCTTAACAAATAATAAAAGAATAAATCATCATCAGAATCATACCAAGCATATAAAATATCAGATTTTCCGTCACCGTTAAAATCAAGCGGATAACATTTAATATGACAATCTAAATCATGTTCTTCTTTTAAAATAAAGTTACCATTATTGTCAACAGTATAATATTGCCATTTTTCATATATTACATTTCCGACTTCATCATACTGTAAGTATCCGTCTTCCAACAACTTAACTGCTACAAATAAATCTGTCTTTCCGTCACCGTTATAATCTCCGGGATAATAATCATCAGCTCCTGTTATATTAATTTGGTCTAAATCATAGTTGTCTGTTTCATTTCCCCACTCAATTTTTGTAGTATTAATTGTTTTATTTTTGTCTTCATAAAGTTGAATTTCGGAAAGACGGGAAAAAGAATTAAAATTATACTTAAATGTGTATTTTCGAATAAGATAATTGTTATTATAGATTTTAATGTCAGATAACAAAACAGTATTTTTAAATTTAAAACCCTCAACATATGCAGAACTTTTATCGGTTTTACTTGTATAGAAAAATTTAACTGTGTTGTAGGACGACAGACCGTTATCATTTTCTGTGTATTCAATTTGGAGAGGATAAAATTCGCCGTTTTCTTCTTTGTATGTAATTGTATAATAATTACCGAGAGCATCAGTAACTTTATTTAGCAGATAATACATCACGAGATGTTCATATTGAGTTTGTATTCTGGAATCTTTGGTATAGCCATACTGCAAAGTCAATCCGGTTTTTGTTTTAACTTGAAACTCTGAAGGGCCATATCCTGTTTTATCGTATGATCTGACTTCTGAAAAATTTTCAATTTCGGTATGATAGACTTTTTCGTCCGGATATGATATAGTTTCAATAAGGCGTTGACCGTCTAAAGCAAAACGATCATTTTCATCAAAATCTACACCGTCAACCATATCATCGTGGTATAATGTAGAAGGGATTCTTGATATTGCCGAAAAACCGCCTATTGTCCAACCTCTGCCCAACATTCCGTCGCCTGATTGGCTGTTGTAAACAATTGATAAACCGGGCATCATACCGGCTGTTCCGGGCGGTAATACAATCGGTATTTGATAAGTGGCTGCCCCGGTGGGGCTAACATTTACGCTTCCGGGCAAGCTGCCGACAGGTAAATTTGTACTGTGGGGAGTTTGTGTGCTTGTATAATTTGTATTAAAGATTAAATTTGGGTTGATTTTTCCGATAAACTTATTATCAACATCTGCCGTGTATTTAAAATCTTGCTTTAGTTTAATATAGTCACGAGCAATATAAGTATCATTTCTACCTGTATGATCTCCTCTCAATTCCCAATATTGACATATAAATGTAGCTTTATTATTTTGAGAAAAGCTTGTTAAGAAAAATATATTGAAAATGAGGATTGAAATAAATGTTAACTTTTTCATGTGTCTTTTTTTATTGTTTTTAATTATCACATAGGAACACCTTATTAAGTATGTACAAGTAATTAACATTGTTTGTTAATCATGCTGTTTTGTGTAAAACTTGGTTCTCATGGGTGTTTCATAATTTATGCTGTTACTGAAAATTATAAACAAGTTGTCTATAATTTTGTTGTTTATATTTAAAGTTGTTTATATTTAAAGTTGTTCATATTACATTGTTTCATTGTTACATTGCCGGTTTTTAACAATTTAGCAATGAAACAATTTAACAATGTTTCGGTCATTTTTAATCCCGACATTTATCGGCTTTTTTGCCAAAGCAAAAACCTATTCTTTTATCACTGAATACTCAATTTTATCATTTCCGGATACTATTATTAAAATATATGTACCTGCCGGATTATTTGTTAAATCTAACTTTTCTCTGTTTGATTTCACTTTTTGGCGTAAAACTGTTCTTCCCGAAATATCATATAAAGATATTACAGTGTTTTCGGCAAGTTCAATATTATTAAAACTGATGTATAAAGCTCCGGCTGTCGGATTAGGAGCAATTACAATATTGCCTTCTCCGAATATATTGTTTATTTCATTTGTTTTGTAATCATCATTATTTTTATCTTTATTTTTATCATCTTCATCCGGGCTTTTTAAAATTACTGTTTGCCGTGTTAATCTGTTTCCGGCACCATCGTAAGTATATGTTACATGCGATTGTGCTTGAATTAATTGTACTGTTAATATGATTGTTGTTAATAGTATAAATTGTTTCATAACTTTACATTGTTAAATTGTTGCATTGATGCATTGTTGAATTGTTGCATTGATGCATTGTTATATTGCTTTATTGTTTAATTGTTTATTTTGACGCTGATACCGAAACAAGTTCGGCACAAGTTTTACGCTGATTGTTATAATTTTTTTTGTTTAATTGTTTATCTGTTTATTCACAGACCTGTTTGTTTGATGTCTGCTGACTGTGGACTGCCGACTGCCGACTGTAAAACTGCAGACTGTGGACTGCCTACTGCCGACCGCCCACTGCATCCTCCAGTTTCTTAATCCTTTTATTTTGCTCAATAATATATAAGGTGAGCTCTTCAATTTTTTGCATTTGTAATTTTATCATTTCGCTTGTTTCTAATCCGTTTTTAATCATTTCTTTTTCGGAAGGTATATTCGGTAAATGCCCGTGTTCTGTTATGTAATTCTCTGTTTCTTCAATACTTAATAAGCTGTAATCTTTTTTGAATACATTGTCTTTCCATTCGCTTAATTCAATTATTACTTCTTCGGCTGATATTTTTCCGTTTACTGATAGTTTTGAGCTTGGATTTATTGTACCTATACCGACATTTCCGCCGGTCGGATTAATAATTAAATTTGAATATCCTCCTGCTTTTTCATCTTTTGTTTTAAAGTAGTAACTTTTAATATAGCATGTATTTTCATCTGTTCCCATTACCAGTACTCTTTTATCTCCTGCAATTGCAAAAGGGTGCGGTATTGAAGACCACATACCGCCGTTTACATCTCCTTCTCGGTTAATTTGTAATCCGGCATAAGTGCCGTAACCGGAAGGTGTGCTTCCAATTTGAACATTACCTGTATTAAAATAAATATTATTTCCGTTTTCATCCCAAGGTGATGATTCAAAAATTTGTCCGTTTTGCAACAAATTACCTGTGAAATTCAAATCACCGCTTACATCTAATTTTGCAGAAGGATTTGTTGTTCCTATGCCTACATTACCGCCGGTATAATAAATGCCGCCTAATCTTTCTGTCCAAGGCGAGTTTGAGAACTCTTGCCCGTTTTGTAACAAATTACCGCTGAAGTTCAAATCTCCGTTAACGTCTAATGTTGCAATCGGCTCTGTTGTTCCTATACCAACTTTCCCGAATGTTCCCTGCCCGCTGCTTGAACCTACGAAAAAAGTTGGTATATCACTTTGAAAACCTACCATAAAACTGCTTGAAATATTGTTTACAAGATGATAATTTGAGGTGCCTTCACCGATAACATAACTATAAGAATAAAGAGCATCCACTTGATTCCCTATGGCAATTGCTCCTGTTCCTAAAGCAGTTGAATGAGAACCAATAGCTGCAGACCAAAATCCTTGGGCATTTGCATTTAATCCTAAAGCTGTAGAATATCGCCCTGTAGCATCACAATCTTTACCGTTTGCAAAAGATGCGTAACCTGATGAAACAGAATTATAACCTGATACAAATGAATATGTTCCGCTTGATGTATTTTCTGTCCCTAATGCACTTGCATACTCTCCGTCAATTTTATTTTCTCCGTAGTTTACTTGTGCGTTTAGACCGAACACAAACAGTATTGCCGGTATTATTATTGTCAATTTTTTCATGTTTTTGAAATTTGAAATTATATATTAGATGTTTGAAAATGCCTGATAATGTTGTAACAAGATTATTGAAAAATTATGGTTTCAGAGAATACTTTATTTTTTTTAAATAATATTGATACTATATAAGTGCCACTTTTTATATTTCCAAGATTTAAATTAATTTTTTCTGAATTAAAATCGTGATATTCAAAAATTAATTTACCGCTTATATCAGAAATCCATAAATTACTTATGTCAGAATAATTTTTGTAATAAATTTCAATATAATCACTTGCAGGATTTGGTTTTATTATTGGATTTATTTCTTTTTCAGGCACTGCAACTTTTAATAAAGTATTGCAATCAATATTTTCAAAATTCAGTTGTCCGCTGTTATCGACTTTGCCTTTCCAACATTGCCCGTCCGGTGATTTCATAATAATACCTGAATTAATATCTTCCAAATAAATATCTCCTTCTGAAATATGCAGTTTTGTTTCCGGTGCATTTGTTCCTATTCCAACATTACCAAAATCATAATAAATGTTATCTCCTGTTTCTTCCCATTTTGAATTTACGAAAGGTTGACCATCTTGTAACAAGTTACCGGTAAAATTCAAATCACCGTTTACATCTAATGTTGCAATAGGTTCTGTTGTTCCTATACCTACTTTTCCGAAAGTGCCGTGTCCGCTGCTTGAGCCTACAAAAAATGTTGGTATGTCGCTTTCAAAACCAACCATAAAACTGCTTGAAATATTATTTATAAGATGATAACCGGATTGTCCTTTACCGATAACAAAATTGTATGAACCTGTTGCATCTACTTTATTACCGATTGCAGTTGCACCGGCACTTGTTGCAGTTGAAAGTGTGCCCATTACAAATGCTCCGTGAGCTGTTACCGTATTGCCGTATCCTAAAGATGAGGAATAATTGCCTGATACTTCTGAATTATAACCTGATACAAAAGAATTGGTTCCTGAAGAAGTGTTTTCTTCTCCGAGAGCACTGGCATTGCTGCCGGTTATAGTATTATTATAATAATTTACTTGTGCGTTTATGCTTAAAGTAAATATTAATGCCGGTATTATTATTGTTAATTTTTTCATTTTTTTGAATTTAGATTATATATATCAAATATTGCGGCAAATCTTGTTTGTTTCTCCGGAGGTTGAGCGAAGGCGAAACCGGTTATCGTATTATGTAAGCCCGGTTTCGACACCGCTCAACCTCCGGATTTACATCACTGTCTGATAAATTTCCCGCTTGAAACAACCCGCTCATCATTCGTTATCTCATAAATATAAACACCCGAATTAAGATTACTGATATTTAATTGCAATGTGTTGCCTGCATTCGGTAAACGATAGTCGTATATCTTTTTGCCCGTGCTGTTATATAATTTTATTCTTGTTTGTCCTCTCGTCTGCTCCCACAACTGACGGGTTAACCCGTCAGTTATTTCGCCGGATACTTCAGTTATTTTGCTGATTGTTCCGTTGAAAGGTATGCGAATATTTACAATATCACATGCAGGGTTAGGATAAACAAGAGCATTATCTTCTTGCTCCTCAATATCAAAAACCTGTACAGGCGGTAAACCGAGTTCATCGCGGCTTACATAATATACAACCAAATTACCGTAGCAATCAGTTTCAGGTGAAGCGGCTTTTCCGTATATAATTGCACCCCCGTCTTTTGCAGTTAATACACCGAAAATATCATAACTCATATCTCCGCCGAGTGATTTATATGCAACTTGATTTAATGCAGTATCAACAACATATAATTCTATACTGTCGGGGTTTTCACAATTGAAATAATCCCAAATATATCCCGTAATATAAATGCTGTTTTCATCTGCATAAGACATACATTGGCTGTAAGCATGTTGGTCAAAAGTATCAACTTTATTTAAAAATAAATATTCCGAAATATTTGCCAATGTATCACAACGGTAAACACCAAGGCCTTTATCTGTACTATTATCACTTATTCTCATACTGCTTCCCATCATAAATGTTTTATCGGGATACCAATATGCATGTGATAAATCTCCACTAACTATATAATCATATGAACTGTAATAATTAATACATTCAGCGGTTAAATCCGGTTTAAGTACATAACATTCAAAAAAACCGTATAATTGTGTTGTAAATTCAAGTATCAGATAATTATCTGATTCGGGTATTTTTTCAAAATCATAAACATATACATTTCTTTGATAATGATAGAACCTTGTTTCAATTGTATCTCCTTCTTGTGTAAATCTGAATAATCCCAAATCTGTTTTATTTGAACTGCTACCTGTGAACCTTTCAGCAGAAACAGCAAGTAAAATATTACCGTTTTCTTCTTGCAGTAAACCCGCAAAACCTAAACTTTTATATGTGCTGTTATAATTATATTCTTTTTCTATAATTAGATTAAGGTTTTCATCAAAGATGTATGCTATTAGTTTATATTGCTCATTTGTTCCGTTAAAATCAGTAGGTCCTTTTCTGCCCAAAATAAAATAGTTACCGTTATCTAATTGTATTATATCATTGTAAACTGTATTTGTATCTTGTGGAGCTGATGTTCTTACATAAGAATAATCACCTTCCGGTGTCATTCTGAAAATAAATCCGTCAACTTCATTATTGTTTTGAGGTTTAATAATTTGTCCGACAATTATAGTATTTCCATTATTATCAACAATTCCATGAATAGGAGTTAAATTATCCTCAATTTCCCATTCTGTGCGAAATGATTCTTGTGAGAATGCCGGAATGACAGACAGAAATATGAATATTAATTTTAATATTGTTTTCATCTTATTGATTTATTATAAGTTGCACAGCACCTTTGAGGTGCTTTGCAACTTAATTTAAAGTCATCGTATCAATTATTAAATGAAATTATAAATCAATCGGAAGAGGATTATCAATAATACTTACTTGCACCCAATAACGATGTGCATAAGTTAGTACATTTTGATGTCGAAGTGCTGTATTGTCTATCCCACCCTGATTATATGTCCATGGTTCCCCATTAATTATACAATTTACAAGTACATAGGTTGCAAAAGGATAATTATATTCTTGAGGTATTATTTCATATATCAGTTCATATTCATTATCATAATAATAATTCATATCTTCAGATTGTAATTGCATTTCTTCATCCGTAAAGTAGTCTCCTTCTTCATCGGGGTAAAAGAACATTAAATTATCGCCTTGTACATCTTGGTATTCGTTTCCTTCTAATGTTATCGGATCTTGGAATTCAAGTATAAGTCTCCAGCCCGGTCCGGGATGATCACACCAATCATATAAAGGATTATTTGCTGCTATTGTATTTGCAATGGTGTCGCCGCCGTCCATAATACCTTCATATTGTGTTCCTGTGCATTGACCCATATTTTCACCATAGTACCAGCAATTTGTAAAATTATCGGAGTCGGGTTCTCCGACTTTTCCGGTTGTAACATTTACATCTATGGTGCTTCCGCTTTTATCTTCTTCGTTAATGCTTAATGTTACAAGAATTAAACCTTTATCGGCAAAGCCA
The window above is part of the Bacteroidales bacterium genome. Proteins encoded here:
- a CDS encoding FG-GAP-like repeat-containing protein; this encodes MKKLTFISILIFNIFFLTSFSQNNKATFICQYWELRGDHTGRNDTYIARDYIKLKQDFKYTADVDNKFIGKINPNLIFNTNYTSTQTPHSTNLPVGSLPGSVNVSPTGAATYQIPIVLPPGTAGMMPGLSIVYNSQSGDGMLGRGWTIGGFSAISRIPSTLYHDDMVDGVDFDENDRFALDGQRLIETISYPDEKVYHTEIENFSEVRSYDKTGYGPSEFQVKTKTGLTLQYGYTKDSRIQTQYEHLVMYYLLNKVTDALGNYYTITYKEENGEFYPLQIEYTENDNGLSSYNTVKFFYTSKTDKSSAYVEGFKFKNTVLLSDIKIYNNNYLIRKYTFKYNFNSFSRLSEIQLYEDKNKTINTTKIEWGNETDNYDLDQINITGADDYYPGDYNGDGKTDLFVAVKLLEDGYLQYDEVGNVIYEKWQYYTVDNNGNFILKEEHDLDCHIKCYPLDFNGDGKSDILYAWYDSDDDLFFYYLLRSRGESFQYLFAHIEDHNPYEKREIKIADFNGDGKSDILIVTEKSNKSNYEILTWNWQYVTYPLLVASTSEGNIIKKVVVNDFNGNGKSDVMFIYNRWDGYACRIKEIEKLEDGSYHENELYIGGYPTKAHSIFTGDFNGDGKSDLLTWCESASWEIHLSKGNAYAWSGNPEINFDHNNDPEQFYNDDNYIVADYNGDGKADVLEQYDISGNQSRFNIFYSQGNSFIKEANNIEDIYPYIQEFRVNADFNGDGKQDCLLNTGHYTNYRKVIYFHPHEQKNLVKSITNGYNNIIQFEYKPITSSDVYTKGSGANFPVIDFQGALFVTKNLYTNDGVGGFLSQNYKYESAKIHRQGKGFLGFMKVTSENTRNKIFSETEFIYNTTYYNTYPVSTRTYYYNTDSLISSSAVTNQYIQHLGDKRIYTYPKETESTDHLTNTTINSSFNYDSNGNLTRSYINYDDEGNTEALYQDYITAGAWLPTKPEKTIIKKTATGKPLYTRTSEFEYYSNGFLKKSIEDPNDDKSITGEYWYNNFGNTTHTKVSAPDEEDKDSYFEYDSKNRFVINQTDPLGFTSEQTYDEETGNILTETDINGHITKFKYNAFGSLIETELPDGTKAYQTINWYPGGIITYAHTYSTVSADGVSPVTTYYDKLGRKIRTETSGFNNEKTISIIRYSNKGHVYKTYEPHFEGEDGNYTWFYYDNYGRQSSIISPIGTTSYDFTGKTTTVTGFDGEQTSKTINSLGQVVIAKDNGGEINYDYNSAGLPLTITAPGGAVVSIAYDNYGNKTSLTDPDAGIINYEYDAFSNITKQTDANQNMHEMEYDIAGRLTEKSGPEGVTTYVYDVALNGLGMLASEQVTPVGNRQVYTYDNLSRLSSVTETFENEDYTYSYNYDNLSRINRMTYPSGFAYTKHYKADNGYLEQINRADNGDLIWKAEDMNALGQLTQYCKGVNEITTYKTYDDYHRPEAVVTGDFQHFEYYFEKETGNLLSREDVIHSNKESFEYDDNRLHKIWQGYTPALVNTINYDTTGNISSKTDAGTYNYDANKIHAVTQVEGDLYLPSNNQGITYTAFNKVKQISENNDIKAIPGIKLYFTYGLNNQRKKTVLEENGHITQTKYFFGSYEKTINNLTGEITEYNYLPGGAIFKKVDGVGEMLFTYTDHLGSITHITDDQGNFFDEHEQSFDAWGRIRNPETWELLNSPFSKGVGGIINDRGYTGHEMLPQFALINMNGRLYDPILGRMLSPDNYIQMPDFTQNFNRYSYVLNNPLKYVDPDGEIIWMPVIIGAVAGGYSGYQIGKAMGATGLGMAGYIAGGAVIGAVSGGIAAEFAAAGGFMANTASIVAGSYMNSTGMAVLSSGMTDVNVGFGAGSYNITQNEWSGIWAYKDNTFMENAGYVVGASANVQDIFAGFNGTTVDVKAKWKIAGHSEVEGKYLYEYDDLDNPVYKKILISVGPEDRTIGSTAKGGLKWEMEYVKRTLQGHSVEGQNSLRYWSKYSNVKLNNVNGKILSNMTERLFEVQNLFDTNRLKYGLLYGCVNYTSRALLFSGVVNINAFLPVTTPLLLNAEMFARQMTIYNMAYFINDYN
- a CDS encoding T9SS type A sorting domain-containing protein is translated as MKQFILLTTIILTVQLIQAQSHVTYTYDGAGNRLTRQTVILKSPDEDDKNKDKNNDDYKTNEINNIFGEGNIVIAPNPTAGALYISFNNIELAENTVISLYDISGRTVLRQKVKSNREKLDLTNNPAGTYILIIVSGNDKIEYSVIKE
- a CDS encoding T9SS type A sorting domain-containing protein translates to MKKLTIIIPALIFTLSINAQVNYYNNTITGSNASALGEENTSSGTNSFVSGYNSEVSGNYSSSLGYGNTVTAHGAFVMGTLSTATSAGATAIGNKVDATGSYNFVIGKGQSGYHLINNISSSFMVGFESDIPTFFVGSSSGHGTFGKVGIGTTEPIATLDVNGDLNFTGNLLQDGQPFVNSKWEETGDNIYYDFGNVGIGTNAPETKLHISEGDIYLEDINSGIIMKSPDGQCWKGKVDNSGQLNFENIDCNTLLKVAVPEKEINPIIKPNPASDYIEIYYKNYSDISNLWISDISGKLIFEYHDFNSEKINLNLGNIKSGTYIVSILFKKNKVFSETIIFQ
- a CDS encoding T9SS type A sorting domain-containing protein, coding for MKTILKLIFIFLSVIPAFSQESFRTEWEIEDNLTPIHGIVDNNGNTIIVGQIIKPQNNNEVDGFIFRMTPEGDYSYVRTSAPQDTNTVYNDIIQLDNGNYFILGRKGPTDFNGTNEQYKLIAYIFDENLNLIIEKEYNYNSTYKSLGFAGLLQEENGNILLAVSAERFTGSSSNKTDLGLFRFTQEGDTIETRFYHYQRNVYVYDFEKIPESDNYLILEFTTQLYGFFECYVLKPDLTAECINYYSSYDYIVSGDLSHAYWYPDKTFMMGSSMRISDNSTDKGLGVYRCDTLANISEYLFLNKVDTFDQHAYSQCMSYADENSIYITGYIWDYFNCENPDSIELYVVDTALNQVAYKSLGGDMSYDIFGVLTAKDGGAIIYGKAASPETDCYGNLVVYYVSRDELGLPPVQVFDIEEQEDNALVYPNPACDIVNIRIPFNGTISKITEVSGEITDGLTRQLWEQTRGQTRIKLYNSTGKKIYDYRLPNAGNTLQLNISNLNSGVYIYEITNDERVVSSGKFIRQ